One Kitasatospora sp. MAP12-44 DNA segment encodes these proteins:
- a CDS encoding metalloregulator ArsR/SmtB family transcription factor yields the protein MTGWAGHDDPSPQILQQAAASFGLLASTMRLHIVWVLSQGEADVGTLAERVGGTLQAVSQHLAKLKLAGMVSNRREGRRQVYGVDDPQVATLVRLMVEKLDDPGFGAEPHRLRGSGA from the coding sequence ATGACGGGCTGGGCCGGTCACGACGACCCCTCCCCGCAGATTCTGCAGCAGGCGGCGGCCTCCTTCGGCTTGCTGGCCTCCACCATGCGGCTGCACATCGTCTGGGTGCTCAGCCAGGGCGAGGCGGACGTCGGCACGCTCGCCGAACGGGTCGGCGGCACCCTGCAGGCCGTCAGCCAGCACCTCGCCAAGCTCAAGCTGGCGGGCATGGTCTCCAACCGCCGCGAGGGCCGTCGCCAGGTCTACGGCGTGGACGATCCGCAGGTGGCGACGCTGGTACGGCTGATGGTGGAGAAGTTGGACGATCCCGGGTTCGGCGCCGAGCCGCACCGGTTGCGGGGCAGCGGTGCCTGA
- a CDS encoding FtsW/RodA/SpoVE family cell cycle protein yields MIGSLRAEGRRGADRRRNLELALVAFAVVVSLFGYIDADLALNNKLPPGLLVYGVSFSLLALVLHLAVRQFARYADPLILPCAVLLSGLGLVLQHRLDESYAIVDSGDFQKIPSAPSQVMWLFIASFAAIGLLALVKHHRFFQQYVYILMVGSLVLLAAPAFFPGDTFGAKRWIKLPGVSLEPDEFVKLAIVIFFAGYLTVSRDALALVGRKVWGMSLPRGRNLGPVLAIWAVSLLVLIFERDLGTSLIFFGVFVVMLYVATERTSWMILGVLMAVGGAVVVGSLEPHVHGRVEAWLHPLDYYKPVHDASLSSPQSAQALFSFGSGHLLGTGLGQGRPWMIGFAGRSDFIFTTVGEELGLAGVTAVVLVYTLFIQRGLRTAISLTDPFGKLMATGLAAALALQVFVVVGGVTGLIPLTGKALPFLAAGGSSTVANWLLTALMIKLSDAAGRSTLDPDPEPSGALAPAAV; encoded by the coding sequence GTGATAGGCAGCCTGCGGGCCGAGGGGCGGCGCGGCGCCGACCGCCGCCGCAACCTCGAACTGGCCCTGGTGGCGTTCGCCGTCGTGGTCTCGCTGTTCGGCTACATCGACGCCGACCTCGCGCTGAACAACAAGCTCCCCCCGGGCCTGCTGGTCTACGGGGTCAGCTTCTCGCTGCTCGCGCTCGTCCTGCACCTCGCGGTACGGCAGTTCGCGCGCTACGCGGACCCGCTGATCCTGCCGTGCGCGGTGCTGCTCAGCGGCCTCGGCCTGGTGCTCCAGCACCGGCTCGACGAGTCGTACGCGATCGTGGACTCCGGCGACTTCCAGAAGATTCCCTCGGCGCCGTCCCAGGTGATGTGGCTCTTCATCGCGTCCTTCGCGGCGATCGGGCTGCTCGCGCTGGTCAAGCACCACCGGTTCTTCCAGCAATATGTCTACATCCTGATGGTCGGCTCACTGGTCCTGCTGGCCGCGCCCGCCTTCTTCCCCGGTGACACCTTCGGCGCCAAGCGGTGGATCAAGCTGCCCGGCGTCTCGCTGGAGCCGGACGAGTTCGTCAAGCTCGCCATCGTGATCTTCTTCGCCGGCTATCTGACGGTCAGCCGCGACGCGCTGGCGCTGGTGGGCCGCAAGGTCTGGGGCATGAGCCTGCCGCGCGGGCGCAACCTCGGCCCGGTGCTGGCGATCTGGGCGGTCAGCCTGCTGGTGCTGATCTTCGAGCGCGACCTGGGCACCTCGCTGATCTTCTTCGGCGTCTTCGTGGTGATGCTCTACGTCGCCACCGAGCGCACCAGCTGGATGATCCTCGGCGTGCTGATGGCGGTCGGCGGAGCCGTGGTGGTCGGCAGCCTGGAGCCGCATGTGCACGGCCGAGTGGAGGCCTGGCTGCACCCGCTGGACTACTACAAGCCGGTGCACGACGCCTCACTGAGCTCGCCGCAGTCGGCGCAGGCGCTGTTCAGCTTCGGCAGTGGCCATCTGCTGGGCACCGGCCTCGGCCAGGGACGGCCCTGGATGATCGGCTTCGCCGGGCGCAGCGACTTCATCTTCACCACCGTCGGCGAGGAGCTCGGCCTGGCCGGGGTGACCGCCGTCGTGCTGGTCTACACGCTCTTCATCCAGCGCGGCCTGCGCACCGCGATCTCGCTGACCGACCCGTTCGGCAAGCTGATGGCCACCGGTCTGGCAGCGGCCCTCGCGCTGCAGGTCTTCGTCGTGGTGGGCGGCGTCACCGGGCTGATCCCGCTGACCGGCAAGGCCCTGCCGTTCCTGGCCGCCGGTGGCTCGTCCACCGTCGCGAACTGGCTGCTCACCGCCCTGATGATCAAACTCAGCGACGCCGCGGGCCGCAGCACCCTGGACCCGGATCCCGAGCCGAGCGGCGCCCTGGCGCCGGCCGCCGTCTGA
- a CDS encoding LCP family protein has product MTDPETGPGDPYPLHPQSTADELSVRRPEADGHPRRRRLLRIACLSAAGLLLATVGAGAWFYQHLTGNLNVFDSGGLSANRPGAGPADANGTSPVNVLLLGSDTRANGNEDLAGGTVGAGNSDTALLVHVYADHRHAVTVSIPRDSLVDIPPCKLPSGKWTAPQHGQMFNSAFAVGGSPTGNPACSQNTVETMTGLRVDHTIVIDFKGFAAMTSAIGGVPVCVPNEVNAYGIHLGKGRQTVTGQLALDYVRARHGFGDGSDIGRVKRQQAFLSSLLKKVQDQGFNLTTLLPLADAATRSLTVDQGLGSALKLAGFVQSIRSIKLADFTFVTAPWRYAGDRVALVHPDVDELWALLRQDRTLDGHYTGRVAPTAPAAGASSSADLTIPVVVHNGTGTVGLADRAVQDLAAQGYRQVVAGGPGISRAVTVVVYAAGHQGDAEQLARLFPGAELSADPATAAPGTAGVSVELGHDYLVAAGPSWSTDPSAPSPAPSTRPATTVPDGIADNTRPADTDVCAGLTYG; this is encoded by the coding sequence ATGACCGATCCCGAGACCGGCCCCGGCGACCCGTACCCCCTGCACCCGCAGAGCACCGCAGACGAGCTGAGCGTACGACGGCCCGAGGCCGACGGGCATCCGCGCCGCCGCCGGCTCTTACGGATCGCCTGCCTCTCGGCGGCCGGACTGCTGCTGGCCACCGTCGGCGCCGGCGCCTGGTTCTACCAGCACCTCACCGGCAACCTCAACGTCTTCGACAGCGGCGGCCTCTCCGCCAACCGCCCCGGCGCCGGCCCCGCCGACGCCAACGGCACCAGCCCCGTCAACGTCCTGCTGCTCGGCTCCGACACCCGGGCGAACGGCAACGAGGACCTGGCCGGCGGCACGGTCGGCGCGGGCAACTCGGACACCGCCCTGCTGGTGCACGTCTACGCCGACCACCGGCACGCCGTCACGGTCTCCATCCCCCGCGACTCGCTGGTGGACATCCCGCCCTGCAAACTGCCCAGTGGCAAGTGGACCGCCCCGCAGCACGGCCAGATGTTCAACTCCGCCTTCGCCGTCGGCGGCTCCCCCACCGGCAACCCGGCCTGCTCGCAGAACACCGTGGAGACGATGACCGGGCTGCGGGTCGACCACACCATCGTGATCGACTTCAAGGGCTTCGCCGCGATGACCAGCGCGATCGGCGGCGTACCGGTCTGCGTGCCGAACGAGGTGAACGCCTACGGCATCCACCTCGGCAAGGGCCGGCAGACGGTCACCGGACAGCTCGCGCTGGACTACGTCCGGGCCCGGCACGGCTTCGGGGACGGCTCGGACATCGGCCGGGTCAAGCGCCAGCAGGCCTTCCTCTCCTCGCTGCTCAAGAAGGTCCAGGACCAGGGTTTCAACCTCACCACCCTGCTGCCGCTGGCCGACGCGGCGACCCGCTCGCTCACCGTCGACCAGGGCCTGGGCAGCGCGCTGAAACTGGCCGGCTTCGTCCAGTCGATCCGCTCGATCAAGCTCGCCGACTTCACCTTCGTCACCGCGCCGTGGCGCTACGCCGGGGACCGGGTGGCGCTGGTGCACCCGGATGTGGACGAGCTCTGGGCGCTGCTGCGCCAGGACCGGACGCTGGACGGGCACTACACCGGCCGGGTCGCCCCCACCGCGCCCGCGGCCGGCGCCTCGTCGAGCGCCGACCTCACCATCCCGGTCGTCGTGCACAACGGCACCGGGACGGTCGGGCTGGCCGACCGGGCCGTCCAGGATCTCGCGGCCCAGGGGTACCGGCAGGTCGTCGCGGGCGGCCCCGGCATCTCACGGGCCGTCACCGTGGTGGTCTACGCCGCCGGGCACCAGGGGGACGCCGAGCAGCTGGCCCGGCTCTTCCCCGGCGCGGAGCTCAGCGCCGACCCCGCCACCGCCGCTCCCGGCACGGCGGGCGTGAGCGTCGAGCTCGGCCACGACTACCTGGTCGCGGCAGGACCGTCCTGGTCCACCGACCCGTCGGCGCCCAGCCCCGCGCCGAGCACCCGCCCCGCCACCACCGTCCCGGACGGCATCGCGGACAACACCCGACCGGCCGACACCGACGTCTGCGCCGGCCTGACCTACGGCTGA
- the crcB gene encoding fluoride efflux transporter CrcB → MRPQTGAVDPDADPAPPAAPRSPWAGQGDILAVIALGGAIGACARYGAGLLWPAAPGTFPTTTLAINVVGCAVIGVFMVLITDVWSAHRLVRPFFGTGVLGGFTTFSTYEVDIKRLIDGQHAATGLAYLASTLLAALAAVWTAAALTRRVIGWRQP, encoded by the coding sequence ATGCGACCGCAGACCGGAGCCGTCGACCCCGACGCCGACCCGGCCCCGCCCGCCGCGCCTCGCAGCCCCTGGGCCGGCCAGGGCGACATCCTCGCGGTGATCGCCCTGGGCGGCGCGATCGGCGCCTGCGCCCGCTACGGCGCCGGACTGCTCTGGCCCGCCGCTCCCGGCACCTTCCCGACCACCACGCTGGCGATCAACGTGGTCGGCTGCGCGGTGATCGGCGTCTTCATGGTGCTGATCACCGACGTCTGGTCGGCGCACCGCCTGGTGCGGCCGTTCTTCGGCACCGGCGTGCTCGGCGGCTTCACCACCTTCTCCACCTACGAGGTGGACATCAAGCGCCTGATCGACGGCCAGCACGCCGCGACCGGGCTGGCCTACCTCGCATCGACCCTGCTGGCCGCGCTGGCCGCGGTCTGGACCGCCGCGGCGCTGACCCGCCGCGTGATCGGCTGGAGGCAGCCATGA
- a CDS encoding DUF190 domain-containing protein — protein MRPTAPALRATILLGENDTWHHKPLFAEIVHRAHAAGLAGASVFRGIEGFGASRVVHTTRLLSLSEDLPVAVILVDTDERVRGFLPQLDELLPDGGLITLDTCELLLPHRETS, from the coding sequence ATGAGGCCCACCGCTCCCGCACTGCGCGCGACGATCCTGCTCGGGGAGAACGACACCTGGCACCACAAGCCGCTGTTCGCCGAGATCGTCCACCGCGCCCACGCCGCCGGGCTGGCCGGCGCCTCGGTCTTCCGCGGCATCGAGGGCTTCGGCGCCTCCCGGGTCGTCCACACCACCCGGCTGCTCTCGCTCAGTGAGGACCTGCCGGTGGCCGTGATCCTCGTCGACACCGACGAGCGCGTCCGCGGCTTCCTCCCCCAACTCGACGAGCTCCTGCCGGACGGCGGCCTGATCACCCTGGACACCTGCGAGCTGCTGCTCCCCCACCGGGAGACCTCGTGA
- the crcB gene encoding fluoride efflux transporter CrcB translates to MNWLLVIAGAIIGAPLRYLTDRAVQSRHDTVFPWGTFTANIAGCLILGTLAGAATAGVASSQLQLLIGTGLCGALTTYSTFSYETLRLAEDGATFYAAANVTASVVAGLGAVWTGSALAQALWG, encoded by the coding sequence GTGAACTGGCTGCTGGTCATCGCCGGCGCGATCATCGGTGCCCCGCTGCGCTATCTCACCGACCGCGCCGTGCAGTCCCGCCACGACACCGTCTTCCCCTGGGGCACCTTCACCGCCAACATCGCCGGCTGCCTCATCCTCGGCACGCTGGCCGGCGCCGCCACCGCCGGGGTCGCCTCCTCCCAGCTCCAACTCCTCATCGGCACCGGCCTCTGCGGAGCTCTGACCACCTACTCGACGTTCTCCTACGAGACCCTGCGCCTCGCCGAGGACGGCGCCACCTTCTACGCCGCCGCCAACGTCACCGCGAGCGTGGTGGCCGGCCTCGGCGCGGTCTGGACCGGCTCGGCCCTGGCCCAAGCCCTCTGGGGCTGA
- a CDS encoding trypsin-like peptidase domain-containing protein, with product MLLRGYGGLKLVAALAAVLAAAGCSTQKPDPEPAGLTAVTAPLGAASNRIGVLTLPPQNGSQSPTRACTASVIDSPGRDLLVTAAHCVFSKISGPAEGLTFVPGYRNGTSPHGSWTVDRITTDPHWEESEDPEYDVAFLHVRPLDGEQIEDVLGGNSLGLNLGFDLPVTVTGYPFTREEPITCSTRTTAQSSTQERFDCGAFSDGTSGSPWLTDVDPATGLGTVVGVIGGYQAGGDTPDVSYSVSFDDRVSALYREAIS from the coding sequence ATGCTCCTGCGGGGGTACGGGGGCCTGAAGCTCGTGGCCGCGCTGGCCGCCGTGTTGGCGGCGGCGGGCTGCAGCACGCAGAAGCCGGATCCCGAGCCGGCCGGCCTGACCGCGGTCACCGCACCGCTCGGCGCGGCCAGCAACCGGATCGGCGTCCTCACGCTGCCCCCGCAGAACGGCTCGCAGAGCCCGACCCGGGCCTGCACGGCGAGCGTCATCGACAGTCCCGGGCGCGATCTGCTGGTGACGGCGGCGCACTGCGTCTTCAGCAAGATCTCCGGCCCGGCGGAGGGCCTGACGTTCGTGCCCGGCTACCGCAACGGCACGTCCCCGCACGGCAGCTGGACGGTCGACCGGATCACCACCGACCCGCACTGGGAGGAGAGCGAGGATCCGGAGTACGACGTCGCGTTCCTGCACGTGCGGCCGCTGGACGGCGAGCAGATCGAGGACGTCCTCGGCGGCAACAGCCTGGGCCTCAACCTCGGCTTCGACCTGCCGGTGACCGTCACCGGCTACCCGTTCACCCGCGAGGAGCCGATCACCTGCAGCACCCGCACCACGGCGCAGAGCTCCACCCAGGAGCGCTTCGACTGCGGCGCCTTCTCGGACGGGACCAGCGGCAGCCCCTGGCTGACCGACGTGGACCCGGCCACCGGCCTGGGCACCGTGGTCGGCGTGATCGGCGGCTACCAGGCGGGCGGGGACACCCCGGACGTCTCGTACAGCGTCAGCTTCGACGACCGGGTCTCCGCCCTCTACCGCGAGGCGATCAGCTGA
- a CDS encoding FGGY family carbohydrate kinase translates to MAIVAGIDSSTLRTRIVACDADTGAVLRSGKAPHPVSEAPEARSTEADPQAWLHSLGDAAAGGLLEGVRAIGVSAQQHSMIGLDAGGVLVRPALLWTDPRSSGAAAALVDALGGPAAWTEAIGAVPAATYTIAKLRWLAEFEPAHARRIAEVLLPHDWLVWQLLGHPQRRTTDRGDASGTGYWSPITGEYRQDLIKLALGHELMRLPEVLGPAEPAGHTPEGLLISAGTGDNMAAALGLGLGPGDAVVSLGSSGTIFALHDQPVVDPSGTVSSFADATGHHLPMVGTLNAAGVLRATAHLLGRDLEGLSELALRSSPGAYGVVLLPYLDGERTPKLPHAAGSVSGLRRESMTPEHLARAAVEGMLCNVADALDTLRAKGVAVRRVILLGAVGRLPAVRVIAPLVFDTPVVIPPPGDYAARGAARQAAWALAGTAEPPHWELPEVTVIEPDPGQPFGKAVRQQYGVVRDQVHPELAERD, encoded by the coding sequence ATGGCCATCGTTGCGGGCATCGACAGCTCGACCCTTCGCACCCGGATCGTCGCGTGTGACGCGGACACCGGTGCCGTCCTCCGCTCCGGCAAGGCCCCGCACCCGGTGTCCGAGGCGCCCGAGGCGAGATCCACCGAGGCCGACCCGCAGGCCTGGCTGCACTCGCTGGGCGACGCGGCGGCCGGCGGCCTGCTGGAGGGCGTCCGCGCGATCGGCGTCTCCGCACAGCAGCACAGCATGATCGGCCTGGACGCGGGCGGCGTGCTGGTCCGCCCGGCGCTGCTGTGGACCGACCCGCGCTCCTCGGGCGCGGCCGCCGCGCTGGTGGACGCGCTCGGCGGCCCGGCGGCCTGGACGGAGGCGATCGGCGCTGTTCCGGCCGCCACCTACACCATCGCCAAGCTGCGCTGGCTGGCCGAGTTCGAGCCCGCCCACGCCCGCCGGATCGCCGAGGTGCTGCTGCCGCACGACTGGCTGGTCTGGCAGCTGCTGGGCCACCCCCAGCGACGCACCACCGACCGCGGCGACGCCTCCGGCACCGGCTACTGGTCCCCGATCACCGGCGAGTACCGGCAGGACCTGATCAAGCTGGCGCTGGGCCACGAGCTGATGCGGCTGCCCGAGGTGCTCGGCCCCGCCGAGCCCGCCGGACACACCCCCGAGGGCCTGCTGATCTCGGCCGGGACGGGCGACAACATGGCCGCCGCGCTGGGCCTCGGCCTCGGTCCGGGCGACGCGGTCGTCTCGCTCGGCTCGTCCGGCACCATCTTCGCCCTGCACGACCAGCCGGTGGTGGACCCGAGCGGCACGGTCTCCTCCTTCGCCGACGCGACCGGCCACCACCTGCCGATGGTCGGCACGCTGAACGCCGCCGGCGTCCTGCGGGCCACCGCGCACCTGCTCGGACGGGACTTGGAGGGCCTGAGCGAGCTCGCGCTGCGCTCCTCGCCCGGCGCGTACGGGGTGGTGCTGCTGCCGTACCTGGACGGCGAGCGGACCCCGAAGCTGCCGCACGCGGCGGGCAGCGTGAGCGGCCTTCGGCGCGAGTCGATGACGCCCGAGCACCTGGCCCGGGCCGCCGTCGAGGGGATGCTCTGCAATGTCGCGGACGCGCTGGACACGCTGCGCGCCAAGGGCGTCGCGGTGCGCCGGGTGATCCTGCTGGGCGCGGTCGGCCGGCTGCCCGCGGTGCGGGTGATCGCGCCGCTGGTCTTCGACACCCCCGTGGTGATACCGCCACCGGGCGACTACGCGGCGCGCGGCGCGGCCCGGCAGGCCGCCTGGGCGCTGGCCGGCACCGCCGAGCCGCCGCACTGGGAGCTGCCGGAGGTCACGGTCATCGAGCCGGACCCGGGCCAGCCCTTCGGCAAGGCTGTGCGCCAGCAATACGGCGTGGTCCGCGACCAGGTCCACCCGGAGCTCGCCGAGCGCGATTAG